From a region of the Aeoliella mucimassa genome:
- a CDS encoding thioredoxin domain-containing protein has translation MFHNPTGTTWMIASCLWGVAAVGVWSWTTCYEFKTDAPSATLASLERWPSDSELVLAGDRPTLVFFVHPRCPCTRASVRQLERTLTGAGLSNGAQPKLIVVATVPEDADRAWRATDVITRSARLPFAEVHWDTSGKESSRFGATTSGTLMLFQPDGALCFAGGVTSSRGHEGDNQGSRNLLVALRQEQSLAISHQPVFGCKLCTEFDFATCNNNCALMPSDGEHSTEGANR, from the coding sequence ATGTTTCATAATCCGACTGGCACAACTTGGATGATTGCTTCGTGCCTGTGGGGCGTAGCCGCGGTCGGCGTGTGGTCGTGGACGACTTGTTACGAGTTCAAGACCGATGCTCCGAGTGCCACGCTGGCTAGCCTTGAGCGTTGGCCGAGCGATTCGGAACTGGTGCTCGCCGGTGACCGCCCGACGCTGGTGTTCTTCGTCCACCCGCGTTGCCCTTGCACAAGAGCCTCGGTTCGGCAGCTGGAGCGAACCCTCACCGGTGCTGGTCTCTCGAATGGGGCGCAACCCAAACTCATCGTCGTAGCTACGGTGCCGGAGGATGCCGATCGAGCTTGGCGCGCGACCGACGTCATCACTCGCTCCGCCCGTTTGCCTTTCGCCGAAGTCCATTGGGATACCAGTGGAAAGGAGTCGAGCCGATTTGGGGCGACGACAAGCGGAACGCTCATGCTATTCCAACCCGACGGTGCTCTCTGTTTCGCGGGGGGTGTTACCTCGTCACGTGGGCACGAGGGTGATAACCAGGGGAGTCGAAACCTGCTAGTAGCACTTCGGCAGGAGCAGTCGCTGGCGATATCGCACCAGCCGGTGTTTGGTTGCAAGCTCTGTACGGAGTTCGACTTCGCAACGTGCAATAACAACTGTGCGTTGATGCCCTCCGACGGTGAGCATTCAACAGAAGGAGCAAACCGATGA